The sequence AGGGTTATTAATTCTGCCTCCAGTATTTAAAAGGTTATTTCATAAAAAGCAAAATCAAACAAATACTACTTCATCAACTAAAACTATTTCTAAAGAAACACTGAATGAGAAAATTTCATTTGACGATGTTTTTAAGATTTCTACAGAAAACACTGGCAAAAATGAAATGACAACCACATTAGGTTTCGAAAATGAAACTAAATTATTACCTTATTTGGAGCAAAATGAAAGGGAGAACCAAGATGCTATTAAAAACTTCAATTATATTCCTCAACAAGTAATTGCTCAGGCTATTCAAACATGTGAAAGCATTTACATAATGTACTCTACAAAAAACTTCGATACACTTAAGGGGCGAAGTGAGTTTGTTAAAATAAAATTAAATTATCTAAACCTTGCATCACATCACAAAAGATATATTGCAGATGTGCAAACTGCCCTTGATCAGTATAAAATTATGTACTATGACCGAATTCCTACAGAAGTACAAATTACTTCCTTAATTAAACCAAATGAATTTGATTTTCCAGAGTTTTATTGCCAATGCCTAATTCAATCGTTTGAAAAGTTTTATGAAGAACAAAATAAGCAAATCTCATTTCTAAAGAGAGAAGATGCTATAAAAAATAGAAGGGAAAATATTATGGATACCATTCGGGAGTTTCAATTAAATATTCCAATAGAAGCAATATCTTTTAGCGAAGTAAATCATCAGTTGGAAACAATTTATCAAAAGGTATATGAAGATACATTTGGATTTCCTTTATAAAAACCAATTGCAATCCCACAAAACAATTAGTTTTCTTCAGAAAATCTGTCGGACTTCGGTAATTAAGTAAATTATTATCGTAAGCCGGAAACTTTCTACCGGAAGAAACTCATCGAATTAGGGAAGCCGGAGGTTTTCTTCCGGAAGAAAACCTCCGGATTATGTAAGAACATGGCAAGCTTCCGGAAGAAGATCAGTTCTTTCCCTAATAAAATTATTTCCTTCCCTAAAAAAACAATTTCCTTCCTTAAAAAACCATTTTCTTCCGTAAGAAAATCATTTTCTGACTCTCAAAAAGGCATTTGTTTGAGTAAATAATCATTTAATTTATTCGTTTTCAATGGGTTATATTTTTAGTCACTATTTGGCTTACTCTTTAATGGTGGTTTTTAAACTATGAAATAAGTTTGATTATTCAGTTCATTACCAAAAAAATAAAAAAATGGCTAAAGTAAAATTAGAGTTAAGTACTCTTACCAATGAGGAGATAATTGCTTTTGCAGAAACTATTATCGCTGGGATGACAGGCAATGCAAATTTCACTACTCCAAATCCCTCCATTGTTGATCTGACCGCTGCTAAAACAGCAGCGCAATCAAAATTGAATAATGCAAACAATAGAAGGCAGCAAAGTGAAAATGCCACAATTCAGGCAAATAATGCCATTGCCGACCTTAAAATTATATTGACACAGGAAGGCAGCTATGTGGACAATGTAGCTAACGGTGATCCCGATATAATTACAAGTGCGAATATGCCTATAAGGGACGAACGTAGTCCAAAACCAACACCGGCAAAAGTGTCGGATGTAAGCCTTACACAAGGCGACGATGAAGGCGAAGTGGATATACATTGGCATCCGCAACTTAAGGTGGTAGTGTCTTACAGTATTCGTTATACTTACGGAGACATAAATACACCAAGTTGGCAAAATGCACCGGAAAGTCCCACAAAAAGTAAGTACACTTTAACAGGACTTACCAAAGGCCAACAAGTGTGGATAGAAGTGGCAGGTAACAATGCACAAGGCAAAGGCGGCTGGAGCGATCCGGCTGTTATTTATGTGCCTTAAAATTTCTTTTGTCTTGTCCCTTAGAGGGA is a genomic window of Bacteroidota bacterium containing:
- a CDS encoding fibronectin type III domain-containing protein, whose amino-acid sequence is MAKVKLELSTLTNEEIIAFAETIIAGMTGNANFTTPNPSIVDLTAAKTAAQSKLNNANNRRQQSENATIQANNAIADLKIILTQEGSYVDNVANGDPDIITSANMPIRDERSPKPTPAKVSDVSLTQGDDEGEVDIHWHPQLKVVVSYSIRYTYGDINTPSWQNAPESPTKSKYTLTGLTKGQQVWIEVAGNNAQGKGGWSDPAVIYVP